From a region of the Candidatus Zymogenaceae bacterium genome:
- a CDS encoding transcriptional repressor — translation MSMKQIVRMTKQREVILEELSKVTSHPTADEVYEMVKKKLPRISLGTIYRNLEILSECGMIKKMEIGGMQKRFDATIENHYHIRCTVCGRIDDIDGELMENIADRFDDLIGYKIIDHRLELIGICPSCRDDSHS, via the coding sequence ATGTCCATGAAACAAATTGTACGTATGACCAAGCAGCGTGAGGTGATCCTGGAAGAGCTCTCGAAGGTCACCTCGCACCCCACCGCGGACGAAGTGTACGAGATGGTCAAAAAGAAGCTCCCGCGCATCAGTCTCGGAACGATCTACAGAAATCTTGAGATTCTTTCCGAATGCGGGATGATCAAAAAGATGGAGATCGGCGGTATGCAGAAGCGTTTCGACGCCACCATCGAGAACCATTACCACATTCGCTGTACGGTGTGCGGGAGGATCGACGATATCGACGGCGAATTGATGGAAAACATCGCCGATCGATTCGATGATCTGATCGGATACAAAATCATTGATCACAGGCTGGAGCTGATAGGAATCTGTCCGTCATGTCGTGACGATTCTCATTCGTAA
- a CDS encoding MarR family transcriptional regulator, with protein sequence MADNREMVLNAITSAGGPVRPGDIADATGLSKDEVSRIIKVLKDEGKIVSPKRCYYAPAE encoded by the coding sequence ATGGCGGATAACAGGGAGATGGTTCTGAATGCGATCACATCGGCGGGCGGCCCCGTTCGCCCCGGCGATATCGCGGACGCAACGGGGCTTTCGAAAGACGAAGTGTCACGGATCATCAAGGTACTGAAAGACGAAGGTAAAATCGTCTCGCCGAAGAGATGCTATTACGCCCCGGCCGAGTAA